Proteins found in one Deltaproteobacteria bacterium PRO3 genomic segment:
- a CDS encoding ribose-phosphate pyrophosphokinase has protein sequence MNEDKPIIFSWPGQEGLALRLQASLSAEAGRFEWRRFPDGESYLRIVSELKGRTAVLCASLDRPDDKLAPLLWWAATARELGAKKLVLVAPYLAYLRQDARFQEGEGVTSRYFAKLLSTHFDALLTVDPHLHRYRTLDEIYTIPSRVLSAAPEIAAWVRGEVERPVFLGPDAESDQWVSRVAALAGAPYAVAEKRRLGDRQVELRLPQVEAWSGFTPVLVDDIISTAATMLETLRQLKAAGWPAPVCVGVHAIFAGRAYEDLSAAGAAAIATCNTVPHPSNRIDISESLSTALSEML, from the coding sequence ATGAACGAGGATAAGCCGATCATTTTTTCCTGGCCCGGGCAGGAAGGCCTCGCGCTGCGTCTGCAGGCCTCGCTGTCCGCCGAGGCGGGGCGCTTCGAGTGGCGCCGTTTTCCCGACGGCGAGTCCTACCTTCGTATCGTCTCGGAGCTGAAGGGCCGGACGGCGGTCCTTTGCGCCAGCCTGGACCGCCCCGACGACAAGCTGGCGCCGCTGCTCTGGTGGGCGGCGACGGCGCGGGAGCTGGGGGCGAAAAAGCTCGTCCTCGTCGCGCCCTACCTGGCCTACCTGCGCCAAGACGCTAGATTTCAAGAGGGGGAGGGCGTGACCTCGCGCTATTTCGCCAAATTGCTCTCGACGCACTTCGACGCCCTGCTGACCGTCGACCCGCACCTGCACCGCTACCGCACGCTGGACGAGATCTACACGATCCCCTCGCGTGTGCTGAGCGCCGCGCCGGAGATCGCGGCCTGGGTCCGCGGCGAGGTGGAGAGGCCGGTCTTCCTCGGGCCCGACGCCGAGAGCGACCAATGGGTCTCACGGGTGGCCGCGCTGGCGGGGGCCCCCTACGCGGTGGCGGAGAAGCGCCGCTTGGGCGATCGGCAGGTGGAGCTGCGGCTGCCCCAGGTCGAGGCCTGGAGCGGTTTCACGCCGGTCTTGGTCGACGACATCATCTCCACCGCCGCGACGATGCTCGAGACCCTGCGCCAGTTGAAGGCGGCGGGTTGGCCGGCGCCGGTCTGCGTCGGCGTCCACGCGATCTTCGCGGGGCGCGCCTATGAGGATTTGTCAGCGGCCGGCGCGGCGGCGATCGCCACTTGCAATACGGTCCCGCACCCCAGCAACCGGATCGACATCAGTGAGAGTTTGTCCACGGCCCTAAGCGAGATGTTATGA
- the pdxH gene encoding pyridoxamine 5'-phosphate oxidase encodes MKTLTEKNLPADPLALFARWFAEAGKCKKILQPDAMCVSTLSPDGFPAGRMLLLKGYGPEGFVFYTNFKSLKGQSLLLYPKAALTFFWETLERQVRVVGEVDAVTEEEADAYFRSRPRLSQIGAWASHQSEVLKSRAALDRRFAAYRKKFRGREVPRPPHWGGFRLLPQEIEFWQGRPNRLHDRILYRLRGRSWRISRLNP; translated from the coding sequence ATGAAAACCCTGACCGAAAAAAACCTGCCCGCCGATCCCTTGGCCCTCTTCGCCCGCTGGTTCGCGGAGGCGGGGAAATGCAAAAAAATCCTCCAGCCCGACGCGATGTGCGTCTCGACCTTGAGCCCCGACGGCTTTCCCGCCGGCCGCATGCTGCTCTTGAAGGGCTATGGCCCGGAGGGCTTCGTCTTCTACACCAATTTCAAGTCGCTGAAGGGGCAGTCTTTACTCCTCTACCCCAAGGCGGCCCTCACCTTCTTTTGGGAGACGCTCGAGCGGCAGGTGCGGGTGGTCGGCGAGGTCGACGCGGTCACGGAGGAAGAGGCCGACGCCTATTTCCGTTCGCGCCCGCGCCTAAGCCAGATCGGCGCCTGGGCCTCGCACCAAAGCGAGGTCTTAAAGAGTCGCGCCGCTCTCGACCGCCGCTTCGCGGCCTACCGGAAAAAGTTCCGCGGCCGGGAGGTGCCCCGTCCGCCGCATTGGGGCGGGTTCCGGCTCTTGCCGCAGGAGATCGAGTTTTGGCAGGGGCGACCCAACCGGCTGCACGACCGCATCCTCTACCGGCTGCGCGGCAGGTCTTGGCGGATCTCGCGGCTCAATCCCTGA